DNA from Bacteroidota bacterium:
ACTGAATAAAGATTATTTCACCCTGGCTTCCATCATGTTGCACATTGATGTTTTTTCTTTTGGCGGCGGACAGGCCTCCATGCCCATCATGTATAATGAACTGGTGGATATATTCAAATGGTTTGACGAGAAGACCTTCATGGACGGAATGATCCTGGGGCAAATCACGCCGGGTTCGATCATTATTGCTGCGACATTTTTCGGATACCTGCACTTTGGCGTCATCGGCAGCATTATTGCCACGATTTGTGTTTTTACCCCTTCCTTTCTTATTCTGATGGGCATCATTCCTTTTTTCGATAAGCTGAGGCAATATCCTCAATTTAGCAAGGTGATCAACGGGATATTATGTTCGTTTGTCGGTTTGCTGGCTACCGTTACCCTCCGTTTTGCAATTGGCATCCATTGGAATATCCTGAACATAGCTTTTGCCATTGTCGCTTTTCTTTTATTGATCAAAAAGGTGGATGTAATTTGGATAGTTCTGGGAGGCGTACTGCTGGCTTTTTTGTTTTA
Protein-coding regions in this window:
- a CDS encoding chromate transporter, with amino-acid sequence EYGLPKEQVKSNTFKFFLFMLLLVLSCAGILFILNKDYFTLASIMLHIDVFSFGGGQASMPIMYNELVDIFKWFDEKTFMDGMILGQITPGSIIIAATFFGYLHFGVIGSIIATICVFTPSFLILMGIIPFFDKLRQYPQFSKVINGILCSFVGLLATVTLRFAIGIHWNILNIAFAIVAFLLLIKKVDVIWIVLGGVLLAFLF